One window of Tindallia californiensis genomic DNA carries:
- a CDS encoding DHH family phosphoesterase: MNSKWVQTFGNLLKCSQVALVTHVFPDGDAYGSLLGLKNILEQHGVEVFAYVEDKNSNGKFSFLPGYETLITFDSNTDRQFPMAVVLDCGEKKRVAGGNWIFEHATKIINIDHHISNSFFGHDNIVSEKFSSTCELIWYLAKRFTELITNESATCLITGIMTDTGNFLYDNTSAQTFRASADLIDKNADIKTVKFNLFHSKSLSNIRLLGYAIQNLQIILGGKVAFLNLDKYTMDQFNVSYEDLDDFVAFIRDIEGVEVAILLKETKNKQIKISLRSKSYFDVNKFAQEFNGGGHKKAAGALSNENMESTEKLVIDLLKNYF; this comes from the coding sequence ATGAATAGCAAATGGGTTCAAACATTTGGCAATCTGTTAAAATGTTCTCAGGTTGCCTTAGTAACACATGTTTTTCCTGATGGAGATGCTTATGGCTCGTTACTAGGATTGAAAAACATATTAGAGCAGCATGGAGTTGAGGTTTTTGCTTATGTAGAAGATAAAAATAGCAATGGTAAATTTTCTTTTTTACCGGGATATGAGACTCTAATTACATTTGATTCAAATACTGATAGACAATTTCCGATGGCCGTTGTTCTTGACTGTGGTGAAAAAAAAAGAGTCGCTGGAGGAAACTGGATTTTTGAACATGCAACTAAAATAATCAATATAGATCATCATATTAGCAACTCTTTTTTTGGGCATGATAATATTGTATCAGAAAAATTTTCTTCTACGTGTGAATTGATTTGGTATTTAGCAAAACGATTTACTGAATTAATAACCAATGAATCAGCTACTTGCTTGATTACCGGCATCATGACCGATACCGGTAATTTTCTTTACGATAATACCAGTGCCCAAACTTTCCGTGCTTCCGCAGATCTAATAGATAAAAATGCAGATATAAAAACAGTTAAGTTTAATTTATTCCACAGCAAGTCACTTTCGAATATTCGTCTGTTAGGATATGCGATTCAAAACCTGCAAATTATATTAGGTGGAAAAGTTGCTTTTCTAAATTTAGACAAATATACGATGGATCAGTTTAATGTTTCTTATGAAGATTTAGATGACTTTGTTGCTTTTATAAGAGATATTGAAGGTGTTGAAGTTGCCATTTTGTTGAAAGAAACGAAAAACAAGCAAATTAAAATTAGCTTAAGATCAAAATCGTATTTTGACGTCAATAAATTTGCGCAGGAATTTAATGGTGGTGGTCATAAAAAAGCAGCAGGAGCCTTAAGCAATGAGAATATGGAAAGTACTGAAAAATTAGTGATTGATTTGCTTAAAAACTATTTTTAG
- the nusA gene encoding transcription termination factor NusA, which produces MNTEFIEALEQIQQDKGISKEVLIEAIEAALISSYKRNFGSSHNVRVEVHRETGEVHVYGQKQVVAEVEDENTEISVEEAKVINTKFQSGDILEREVTPRDFGRIAAQTAKQVVVQRIREAERGVVFDEYANRESDIISGSVARIARGTVYINLGKAEAMLASSEQMPVESYNPGDRIKTYIVEVKQTTKGPQILVSRTHPGLIKRLFELEVPEIHDGVVEIKSISREAGYRTKIAVDTNDPNVDPVGACVGQKGVRVQAIVNELKGEKIDIIRYSENPVDYITSSLSPAKVTEAKVDEGSKSAKVVVPDYQLSLAIGKEGQNARLAAKLTGWKIDIKSESQVEDASGIKVESVFSPEPDKGEVLNVDE; this is translated from the coding sequence ATGAACACGGAGTTTATCGAAGCATTAGAGCAAATTCAACAAGACAAAGGAATTTCTAAAGAAGTTTTAATAGAAGCTATTGAAGCGGCTTTGATTTCTAGTTACAAGCGTAACTTTGGATCTTCTCATAATGTACGAGTTGAAGTTCATAGAGAAACAGGTGAAGTCCATGTATATGGACAAAAACAAGTTGTTGCCGAAGTAGAAGATGAAAACACCGAAATATCTGTTGAAGAGGCAAAAGTTATTAATACCAAATTTCAAAGCGGGGATATTTTGGAAAGAGAAGTGACGCCAAGAGATTTTGGCCGCATTGCAGCACAAACGGCAAAACAAGTTGTTGTCCAAAGAATCAGAGAAGCAGAACGTGGCGTTGTGTTTGATGAATATGCAAATCGTGAATCTGATATTATATCTGGATCAGTTGCTAGAATAGCACGAGGCACAGTTTATATTAATTTAGGGAAAGCAGAAGCTATGCTAGCAAGCAGTGAACAAATGCCGGTAGAATCTTATAATCCTGGCGATCGGATAAAGACCTATATTGTTGAGGTTAAACAAACAACAAAAGGCCCACAGATTCTCGTTTCTAGAACCCATCCAGGCTTAATCAAAAGATTGTTCGAGCTAGAAGTACCAGAAATTCATGATGGAGTTGTTGAAATTAAGAGTATTTCAAGAGAAGCTGGATATCGAACTAAAATTGCTGTTGATACAAACGATCCCAATGTGGATCCAGTGGGTGCGTGCGTTGGACAAAAAGGAGTTCGTGTCCAAGCTATTGTAAATGAGCTTAAGGGTGAAAAAATTGATATTATAAGATACAGTGAAAATCCTGTGGACTATATTACAAGTTCCCTAAGTCCTGCAAAGGTTACTGAAGCGAAGGTGGATGAAGGAAGCAAATCAGCAAAGGTTGTTGTGCCAGATTATCAATTGTCTCTTGCTATTGGAAAAGAAGGCCAAAATGCACGGTTGGCGGCGAAGTTAACTGGCTGGAAAATAGATATAAAGAGTGAAAGTCAAGTTGAGGATGCAAGTGGAATCAAAGTAGAGTCTGTTTTTTCTCCTGAGCCTGATAAAGGTGAAGTATTGAATGTAGACGAATAA
- a CDS encoding L7Ae/L30e/S12e/Gadd45 family ribosomal protein, which produces MNEHKMITMLGFASKSRNIVSGETGCRIALEKKKAKLLIIAEDATNGTKVLFERISAQQGIPYIFFGTKVELGRAIGKSARSTIVINDDGMADSITRMVKYEPQSK; this is translated from the coding sequence ATGAATGAACACAAAATGATAACGATGCTTGGCTTTGCTTCTAAATCTCGAAATATTGTGTCGGGTGAAACAGGATGTCGCATTGCGCTAGAGAAAAAAAAGGCGAAGTTACTTATTATAGCAGAAGATGCAACGAATGGTACTAAGGTACTTTTTGAAAGAATATCTGCACAACAAGGGATACCGTATATATTCTTTGGAACCAAGGTGGAGTTGGGAAGAGCTATTGGAAAAAGTGCGCGTTCAACAATAGTAATAAATGACGATGGTATGGCTGACAGCATCACAAGAATGGTTAAATACGAACCACAGAGTAAATAA
- the infB gene encoding translation initiation factor IF-2, whose translation MRVYQLAKELKIENKELISKLQDLNIKVSSHMSTIEEEDAALVIELLTDESSDKSPDEERENQTNPNKNNSIESNSNSVVGNDKERLKKESNDKASNEDAKKRLDSQKKGSDTIEIGEKIIVKDFAEKLNKNPNEIIMKLIQKGVMAAINQEIDFDSAHDIASEYEVELLKIEEKKVVDDVADVIIEADNVKDLKPRPPVVTVMGHVDHGKTSLLDAIRKTKVTEREAGGITQHIGASEILIDKKRIVFLDTPGHEAFTAMRARGAKVTDIAILVVAADDGVMPQTLEAINHAKAAQVPIIVAINKIDKPGSNPDRVKQELADQGVLIEEYGGDVICVPVSALHGENIDGLLEMILLVAEMEELKANPNRKATGIVVEAKLDKGRGAVATVLVQNGTLKIGDSVVIGNTCGRIRAMINDKGKNVKVAKPSTAIEITGLSDVPDAGDQMIAVDNDRTAREIVENRKNKIKEEQLKASQKISLDALYQQMQDGQLKELNIILKADVHGSVEAVKQSLNKLTNEKVAIKTIHGGVGAITETDVMLASASNAIIIGFNVRPTANATALAKKEDVDIRPYRIIYNAIEDIEAAMKGMLDPVYKEEELGKAEVRVVFKVPGSGMVAGCYVIEGKILRNAQIRLVRDGIVIHDGTIQSLKRFKDDVKEVATGYECGIGIENFNDIKESDIIEAYHMKELKQT comes from the coding sequence ATGAGGGTGTATCAATTAGCAAAAGAGTTGAAAATAGAAAACAAGGAACTCATTAGTAAATTGCAAGATCTTAATATTAAAGTAAGTAGTCATATGAGTACTATTGAAGAAGAAGATGCTGCTTTAGTCATTGAACTTCTAACTGATGAAAGTAGTGACAAGTCTCCTGATGAAGAGAGAGAAAATCAAACAAATCCAAATAAAAATAATTCTATTGAATCCAATTCAAATTCTGTAGTTGGGAATGACAAAGAAAGACTAAAAAAAGAATCTAATGACAAGGCTTCTAATGAAGATGCTAAAAAAAGATTAGATTCTCAAAAAAAAGGAAGCGATACTATCGAAATTGGTGAAAAAATAATTGTCAAAGATTTTGCAGAGAAATTAAATAAAAATCCAAATGAAATAATTATGAAATTGATTCAAAAGGGCGTTATGGCTGCGATTAATCAAGAAATAGATTTTGATTCAGCCCATGATATTGCTTCTGAGTATGAAGTTGAGCTGCTGAAAATAGAGGAGAAAAAAGTTGTAGATGATGTCGCTGATGTCATTATTGAAGCAGATAATGTGAAAGATCTAAAACCAAGACCACCTGTTGTTACAGTCATGGGGCATGTAGATCATGGAAAAACTTCTTTGCTGGATGCTATTAGAAAAACAAAAGTTACTGAGAGAGAAGCAGGTGGAATTACCCAACATATTGGAGCTTCTGAAATTTTAATTGATAAAAAGCGAATTGTTTTTTTAGATACCCCAGGTCATGAAGCTTTTACGGCCATGAGAGCTAGAGGTGCTAAAGTTACCGATATAGCCATATTAGTGGTTGCGGCTGATGATGGAGTTATGCCTCAAACATTAGAGGCCATTAATCATGCAAAAGCTGCTCAGGTACCAATTATCGTTGCTATTAACAAGATTGATAAACCAGGTTCTAATCCAGATCGAGTAAAGCAGGAGTTAGCTGATCAAGGTGTTCTTATCGAAGAATATGGTGGAGATGTAATATGTGTACCAGTTTCTGCCCTTCATGGTGAAAATATAGATGGGTTACTAGAAATGATACTCTTGGTAGCGGAAATGGAAGAACTAAAAGCTAATCCAAATAGAAAAGCTACAGGTATCGTCGTTGAAGCAAAACTTGACAAAGGAAGAGGTGCTGTTGCTACTGTTTTAGTACAAAATGGAACCTTGAAAATCGGAGATTCTGTAGTTATTGGAAATACGTGCGGGCGTATTCGTGCGATGATAAATGACAAAGGTAAAAATGTTAAAGTTGCTAAGCCTTCAACCGCTATTGAAATTACTGGTTTATCTGATGTTCCGGATGCTGGAGACCAAATGATAGCTGTTGATAATGATCGTACAGCTCGGGAAATTGTAGAGAATCGAAAGAATAAAATTAAAGAAGAACAGCTGAAAGCAAGTCAAAAGATATCCTTAGATGCCCTTTATCAACAAATGCAAGATGGACAGTTAAAAGAATTGAACATAATTCTAAAAGCAGATGTGCATGGTTCAGTTGAAGCTGTAAAGCAATCATTAAATAAGCTGACTAATGAGAAAGTTGCCATTAAAACGATTCATGGTGGGGTTGGTGCAATAACTGAAACGGATGTCATGCTTGCCTCTGCTTCTAATGCCATTATCATTGGATTTAATGTCAGGCCAACAGCAAATGCCACTGCCTTAGCAAAAAAAGAAGATGTGGATATTAGACCTTACAGAATTATTTATAATGCTATTGAAGATATTGAAGCAGCGATGAAAGGGATGTTAGATCCTGTTTATAAAGAAGAAGAATTAGGGAAAGCTGAAGTAAGAGTGGTCTTTAAGGTTCCTGGAAGTGGCATGGTTGCTGGTTGCTATGTAATAGAAGGGAAGATTCTCAGAAATGCACAGATTAGATTAGTTCGTGACGGAATTGTCATACATGATGGAACAATTCAATCATTAAAGAGGTTTAAGGACGATGTAAAAGAAGTAGCTACAGGCTATGAATGTGGAATTGGAATAGAAAACTTTAATGACATAAAAGAGAGTGATATCATTGAGGCCTACCACATGAAAGAATTAAAACAAACATAG
- the rbfA gene encoding 30S ribosome-binding factor RbfA, with protein sequence MSYPRVNRVNEEYKKAISSLLRTELKDPRISKMTSVVSVDVTRDLSYAYVYVSVLGTKSEKEETIKGLEKSAGYVRRAMAKKISLRHTPEVIFKLDESIEYGVNMSQKIDQLNHEKFKNENADGFDKEDFDE encoded by the coding sequence ATGTCCTATCCGCGTGTGAATAGAGTAAACGAAGAGTATAAAAAAGCGATTAGTTCCTTGTTGCGTACAGAGCTAAAAGACCCTAGAATTTCAAAGATGACCAGTGTGGTGTCGGTTGATGTTACTAGAGATTTAAGTTATGCATATGTTTATGTAAGTGTTTTGGGGACAAAATCAGAAAAAGAAGAGACAATCAAAGGGTTAGAAAAATCAGCGGGGTATGTTCGTCGAGCAATGGCTAAGAAAATATCATTAAGACATACTCCTGAAGTAATTTTCAAGTTAGATGAATCGATTGAGTACGGTGTAAATATGTCTCAGAAAATTGATCAGTTAAATCATGAAAAATTCAAGAATGAAAATGCCGACGGATTTGATAAGGAAGATTTTGATGAATAG
- the rnpM gene encoding RNase P modulator RnpM translates to MKNKRIPLRKCIGCLEMKPKNELIRIVCTKDGIISLDETGKAHGRGSYICSSIECFDKAKKQKGFNRSFGKEIPNQVYDYLKSKLGNGETL, encoded by the coding sequence ATGAAAAACAAGAGAATACCTTTGAGAAAATGCATAGGCTGTTTAGAAATGAAGCCTAAAAATGAACTAATTAGAATTGTTTGTACTAAAGATGGCATTATTAGTTTAGATGAAACTGGTAAAGCTCATGGACGCGGCTCTTATATTTGTTCATCAATTGAATGCTTTGATAAAGCAAAAAAACAAAAGGGTTTCAACCGATCCTTTGGTAAAGAAATACCTAACCAAGTATACGATTACTTAAAGTCAAAGCTTGGCAATGGTGAAACCTTATGA